The DNA sequence cataatgcaaaaaaaaaataataatgatgatgataatttatttataataacgagctTAAACTATTTTAACAGAGTATCAATGAAACTTGACGGTAATCGAgcatgatatcgataataatgtactTGAAAATTTTCGTCGATTATAATGTTATAGATTTGCAAagcgaacaataataataatagtaataataataatattattaataataataataataataataataataataataataataataataataataattacatatcgaaattcttattctcatgtaaggagagagagagagacattaaAAGTCTAAATTCTGTTTACTATCATCGAaggatttgaaaaaattaatttttctaattatttaacgtatattttctattaatgcTATATTACAATGCGGTTTAAAACACAaagaactttcttttttattttttgttcttttctttttctttttttgtttcttaagtTCCATACACAGAGAAGTCAAGCATGATATTTTTAGTTTAATACTTAATAGACACgcttaatgataataataactatatataataataatgagccCATAGAGAACGTATAATGTGTATAATGCTATCTTAAATTCTactatttcaataaattttatttttaatcatcacGATGATAtggcgtatatatatatatatatatatatatatatatatatatatatatatatatatatatatatatacgttatctACACGATAAACTATGATTTTTGATCATGCCTGTGTACactcgatatatatttatttcgtaatcgaggcacgaaaaatgttaccaaaaaGGCGTACTCgacttttgtatatttatttatttatttattttattttattaattacttatttttcctcttattatattatttttttttgttttcgtttttaaaactttttttttttttcctttttttttcttttttcttttttttttttttttttttttttttttattgtagttGTAATTGTTGTAGTTGTAATTGTTCTCGTAACCGACGAACTTTTGTATACACATTTAGACTTAAAAACAACATATATCGATCTCGTCGAGCTTggaaaaaaacattttgattTTCTATAGTTTCGGAAAAGatgttttataattcttaGACGCCATTCTTGACTCCAAAAGGTAAACATTACCATGGCCGAGAGATAGTATCGAGAATTATAAAACTTTTCGAGACAATGTAATATgttcatttgatttttatgcTCATCggcttttctttatttatttatttattttattttattttactttattttattttattttattttattttattttattttattttattttattttatttatttttaaaatttattttattaatttatttttgtatcctTAGCGAGTTCcattcagagagagagatatacgggatataattattttttttcgtgttttcttttttttttttggttttctattttattattttttattttatttatttttttttccaacgatTGTGAAACTTTATAGAAGAGACACTTGTGTTTGCGTGCTTgggtgcgtgcgtgtgtgcgtgtcaGCGCGcgtgtatttatgtgtgtgtgtgttcgaaAAATAGTGAGAGATATTAAGAATACATATCGCGGACAATGTAACCATGTATTACGAAGATCgtgcatattattatataaaatatacacaatcatttttttaaacatcgaCACACCATACAGCTATTCGGTAAAGtcggaaaatattttcaacatggcattttcttcctttctttcttttttttttcttcctatttttatttttttctttgttttccttttttttctttttttttttaatttttaaaccgATTTTAAGTACCCCGTTAAATTAAAGTTAAaggaacagaagaaaaaaaaaacgaaatatagatcagtaaaaaaaattaatatcgtgcTTAGAATTGTGCTCAATATGCTTGTAAATTATCGAATgggattatttatattttgtatttctttttttttttgttatacataattttaccttttttttttcttcctgctTGACTCAGAGAAAAGATGTGTCATGATTAACgtcataaaaatgttatatatatatatatatatatatatatatatatatatatatatatatatatatatgtacagaaTGGGCCAAAAGTCCTAAGGCGTGTCCAAAAGTTCTAAagtgattattaaaaatcaattggaTTCCTTTACGAGACCTTTTAGGCTTCTAGTTAGGCTTCCAGTTTTATAAGCTGAGCTTGTAGTTTTacaatcttaaaaaaaaaaaaaaagaaaagttagcctatatataagaaatctcgaaaaagagagtaattgatttttaagatTACTTACGAACTTTTGGCCCACTTAGAGATTTTCAGTCCATtctgtatgtgtgcgtatatatatatatatatatatatatatatatatatatatatatatatccgaatatattcgaaatattaaaaactcgAATAGTCAAGTAGATTTTAAGATTTTATTGAGGGATACTTAACGGTGgtacctctatctctctatctctttctcatatcAAATAACGTTTTTGAGAAATTCCctcttaagaaaaaataaaattaataattaattaatatatatatatatattatattaatatatatattatataatatatgtattatattatataattatttgttgaaaaaaattgaagaaattttaagaaaaaaggaaaaaaatatatatatatataaaatgtatctcGCAGAGTAAGAAGATTTGGCCACGAAAATGGAAGAGTTGATCATAATTGTATGTATAGAGAAGCAGTAGTATCCTATACGATCGACACGATTagtataagataataataataattctctttAATGTGATATCGTGAgagtttattttttgattttttattttgttttgatttctttgtttgttcttttttttcgcttcTTACGTACGCGTTTAGGATATCAGGTgcatttatcgatttttttttttaatgtcgaCCATTAGATTTGTTTATTAGACAATCGGGAAAATTCGTTTCTGTGTTGTTttgtttgattttctttttttttttgcttacgCAACAAAATTGTACGCGTACACAgaaacgtttatttatttatttatttatttatttatttatttattattattattattattatttcaaccgATCGACGACAATGTCTCGATCGTAGTAAGTATACTCGcgatttattaataacgacattcgttaataaaacatatttatatatatacgtcgaaGAGGAAACATAAGaatgcaatttattttttttttttttgttttcgttgcCCGTCGTCGGATTTTTACTGATCGCCATGTGTTTTACAAAGGGACACGGTACGTTTGAACGAGAAAATTATCTTACTGCTTGCCCGACTTCTTGTTCGATCGTTCGCCTgtaaaaagattagaaaatattaaatctataatataataatataatgatctataatagatatatacatatagatctCTAATGATCACATAATGATATGAGATATATAAGATGAGTCAATAGATCCTAAGTGATATTAAAAgtcaattattctttttcaagacATTTTTTAGACAAGTTATCCTATGCAGATGTactaaatttaaaagaaacttttttactAAATTAAAAAGTACTTTTTTTACTAAATTAAAAAGTAGCCTAAAAAGTATCGGAAaagaataatcaatttttaaaatcacttaGAAATTTTTGGCCAatgcaatattatatatcactttatattaaatatatatatatatatatatatatatatatatatatataatatattaataaatttgtagaATTGAAAAGACATTTGATTGAACACAtacgtaataatagtaatcattgaaattccgattgataataaaaatttgattatatatgtatatttaatttctttttaagtaaggaagagaaagagagaaagagagagattatgcTTAAGAGAAGAGCATTTTTGCGCATCACGTTTGCCATTCGTTTTGTCCATGACCCCGTAGAGACATTTCAAGAAGCTATCTTTAACTCTTTCAATGCCGCCATCGAGTACACTCGATGAAGAGAGGATAGAGGGAGAAGGGTCCCTTCTTGTTATCGATGTGGGTGTTGCTATCCTCCACTTCTTCATTGAGTCGAACGAACGCcgaatatttatgttatttgtCCTGAtaaaatctctcttttttttttctctctctttctctgctttttctttctttttccctttattcTAGGTATACGAAAATGTtactcaatttatttatttatatttatgaaaggTTTGCAAAAAGTAGAgcgtttaataatttatttatttatttttttctttttctttcgtgtcTTTCCATTTTGCATGCACATATGCACAAGCATACACAAATCTATtactatttaatttatttattattataagagagagagagagagagagagagagagagagagagagagagagagagagagagagagagagagagagagagagagagagagagagagagacagaaagagacagaaaactttttttgagtaatatcattattaatatatacctattaataattttttttttcgattctttttcattttggtGTATACacaaaaatgttatttaatttattcatttgtatttatatttggaaaaagtttttttctctctctttatttatttatttatttatttatttatttttttttttaattaggaaacataaatacatatatacctccTTTGGTAGATTTCTTGGTATTGGTCTCCGGTTTGCACCTCTTCGTAATCAAACGCGTCTTCTCGCAAGTGGGATCACTGTTCGCCTTCAAATTATCCACTCTCGTCGATAGTTGATTCACGCATCCGCTCCATGTGCCCTTTTCGTACCGACACGCTACTCTCCCCGCCACGCATATAATCATAGGACCATAAActctgttatcgttattctttagGAGAGATTATTAACGAGGGATTACCATTAacataatatatcgattttcgaaaaaaagaaaaaaaaagaaaaaacaaaaatcatacAACTTTTGTATCGTTgatcaatgtatatatatatatatatatatatatatatatatatcaaataagtcaatgtatatatatatgttaatatgtgtgtgtgtatatatattataaagtttCAAAAACTCTAGCGTTAACaatctgaaaagaaaattagctTAAAAAGTTAGAACAAAAAGTgtaattaatttaagaaagaaaaaagaaattttggaACTTTTGATTcaaccctatatatatatatacacatacacacatagatatagatacatatgtataatcgAGATTATGTGCTTTTACCTTTCTTGCATTTCTTCTGAATAGTCTTAGTCTGTTCACAAGATTTGTCTCCCTTTTTAAGACTAAGAGTTCGGGAACGAGTGTTGGTTTTTGAATCGCACTCCGACCATTGACCCTTGACGTATCTGCACGAAGCGGCGCTGCTGCCGGATGCTGCATCAGAGATGCAAAACGTCAATAGAGATAATTGGAGAGCGCGGCCGGATCAAGTGGATAGAGAAACTTGGAAgagcataatatatatataacaacgaCGAtagcgtcgtcgtcgtcgtcgtcgtcgtcgtcgtcgtcgtcgtcgtcggtggCGACGGCGTCGTTGGCGATGGCGGCGGCCTTAATTGCGAATGAACGTGCCTTCATCGTTCTCGTGCGTTACCGATAATTGCACTCTCACACCGTTGCACGTTCAAACCATAAACGGAAACTGTCGCGACGTTATTACGATGGTAATTGAAATTCGTTGTAAATTAACCGTCCATTTTCGATCGCATCGATACTAAACATGACTTTCTAATCGTATTAGAAACATCCCATtcttatagaatattttctttgatatcttgtatttagaaattttatcatatgcaaattttgtttgaatattagatatcaaaaaaaaaaaaaaagaaagaaaaaagaacgattcaGATAACATTAATTTTGTACGAATGGTAATTGAAATTAGTTGTAAATTGACCATCCATTTTGGTGGTCACTTCTCGATTACGTCGATACGAAATTTAACTTTCTAATCGTGTTTGAaactttactttcttcttaattAGACCCAACCCTTGAAAGACTCCTATCATGGAAGACATGAAACTTGGCTTTCTCTGATCG is a window from the Vespa crabro chromosome 17, iyVesCrab1.2, whole genome shotgun sequence genome containing:
- the LOC124430141 gene encoding uncharacterized protein LOC124430141, which gives rise to MKLCWSLASVFIVTSMVVSTVRPESVFWEENDKEILVRTVRGTKERASGSSAASCRYVKGQWSECDSKTNTRSRTLSLKKGDKSCEQTKTIQKKCKKACRYEKGTWSGCVNQLSTRVDNLKANSDPTCEKTRLITKRCKPETNTKKSTKGGERSNKKSGKQ